From a region of the Triticum aestivum cultivar Chinese Spring chromosome 7D, IWGSC CS RefSeq v2.1, whole genome shotgun sequence genome:
- the LOC123163791 gene encoding disease resistance protein RGA2 isoform X1, whose protein sequence is MAESLLLPLVRGVASKAAGTLVETVTRMCGLDDDRRTLERQLLAIECKLANAEERSETNCYVESWMKELKSVAYEADDVLDDFQYEALRRQSKIGKSTTRKVLGYITHRSPLLFRFEMSKKLKNILEKINRLVEEMNKFGLENSVHREEQQHPWRQTHSKLDNSTKIFGRYDDKEVVVKSLLDQQEEQKVQVLPIFGMGGLGKTTLAKMVYNDQGVQQHFQLKMWYCVADNFDAIALLKSIIQLAQNKRCEMSDTIELLQKQLEEVIGQKRFILVLDDVWNEDERSWEDVLKPLLCSLGGLGSVIVVTTRSQKVASIMQTLRPHKLACLSEQDSWELFAQKAYSNGVEQEQAELVSIGRRIVNKCRGLPLALKTMGGLLSSYQQVQEWKAVEENNIGDNVRGTDEIMSILKLSYRHLSSEMKQCFAFLAVFPKDCEMDKDILIQLWIANGFIQEKGTMDLTQRGEFIFDELVWRSFLQDKQEFRQHLSIGSYVSINCKMHDLMHDLAKDVTDECASIEELTQQKALLKDVCHMQMSDTELKPISGLCKDRTYLRTLLACSESHKDFKALLQVSASLRALKCFASSFVVCKAINVKHLRYLDLSGSNIVSLPDSICELYYLQTLRLIECQKLRWLPEDMARLRKLMHLYLSGCGSLESMCPNFGLLNNLHILTTFVVDTGDGLGIEQLKDIQHLSNRLELFNLSKIKSGGNAKEANLSRKQNLSELLFSWDQERYDKPNDVEEVLQCLEPHSNIQKFEIRGYGGLQISQWMRKPQMFNSLRELAMSNCPRCKSIPVVWLSVSLETLSLRRMDNLATLCNNFDVEAGGRITPLQMFPRLKKMVLFELASLEIWVQNSGWEPIDSLVTFPMLQELRIENCPKLASIPVIPIVSELTIVGVHSTAVGLVFTRIDLGSWPFLDSLTLGSPENMPMLSLETQNQRYLGKMNHWSLVSQSQRSLKKLKRLTLEGPNSLVTSSGSYRSQLMFQKCFQFVEDLTIDRCSNLVRWPTEELRRLDCLRVLRITSCMNLEGNTSSSNMKTLPLSLEELMIAYCYRMVALPSNLGNLAKLVHLHVKFCSGLKVLPDGMCGLTSLRDLRIWGCPAMEKFPHGLLERLPALEFLIIGHCPELQRRCREGGEYFDLVSVVPHKSVST, encoded by the coding sequence ATGGCAGAGTCGCTGCTTCTCCCTCTGGTGCGCGGTGTGGCCAGCAAGGCTGCAGGCACACTCGTGGAGACGGTGACCCGCATGTGTGGCCTTGACGACGACCGCCGAACGCTAGAGCGTCAGCTGCTAGCCATCGAGTGCAAGCTGGCCAACGCCGAGGAGAGGAGCGAGACAAATTGCTATGTCGAGAGCTGGATGAAGGAGCTCAAGTCCGTCGCCTACGAGGCCGACGACGTGCTCGACGACTTCCAGTACGAGGCACTGCGCCGCCAGTCTAAGATTGGCAAGTCCACTACCCGCAAGGTACTTGGCTACATCACGCACCGCAGCCCATTGCTCTTCCGGTTTGAGATGAGCAAGAAACTCAAAAACATCCTTGAGAAGATCAATAGGTTGGTTGAGGAGATGAACAAGTTTGGTCTGGAGAATTCTGTCCATAGGGAAGAGCAGCAACATCCTTGGCGGCAGACGCACTCCAAACTGGACAACTCTACAAAAATATTTGGAAGATATGATGATAAGGAGGTGGTAGTGAAGTCGCTGCTAGACCAGCAAGAAGAGCAGAAGGTGCAGGTGCTGCCCATCTTTGGGATGGGAGGTCTTGGCAAGACAACTCTCGCTAAGATGGTGTATAATGACCAAGGTGTCCAGCAACATTTTCAGTTGAAGATGTGGTACTGTGTGGCCGACAACTTTGATGCCATTGCTCTATTGAAATCTATCATTCAGTTGGCTCAAAATAAAAGATGTGAGATGTCTGACACCATTGAGCTGTTGCAaaagcaacttgaggaagtcaTTGGCCAAAAAAGGTTTATACTTGTGCTTGATGATGTGTGGAATGAAGATGAGAGGAGCTGGGAGGATGTCCTGAAGCCTCTTTTGTGTTCTCTTGGTGGACTAGGAAGCGTAATAGTCGTCACAACTCGAAGCCAGAAAGTGGCCTCTATAATGCAGACCCTTCGACCCCATAAGCTAGCATGTCTGAGTGAACAAGATTCTTGGGAATTGTTTGCACAGAAAGCATATAGCAACGGAGTAGAGCAGGAGCAAGCAGAGTTGGTCAGCATTGGCAGACGTATTGTCAACAAATGCAGGGGGTTGCCTCTTGCTCTCAAGACAATGGGTGGATTGCTAAGTTCATATCAACAAGTACAAGAATGGAAGGCCGTTGAAGAAAATAATATTGGGGATAATGTTAGAGGCACAGATGAGATCATGTCTATATTAAAGTTGAGCTACAGACACCTATCATCTGAAATGAAGCAATGTTTTGCATTTTTAGCAGTTTTCCCCAAGGACTGTGAGATGGACAAGGACATCTTGATCCAGCTATGGATAGCAAATGGTTTTATTCAAGAGAAGGGAACAATGGATTTGACACAAAGAGGAGAATTCATTTTTGATGAGCTGGTTTGGAGGTCCTTCCTCCAAGATAAGCAAGAGTTCAGACAACATTTGAGTATAGGAAGTTATGTGAGTATTAACTGCAAAATGCATGATTTAATGCATGATCTAGCAAAAGATGTCACAGATGAATGTGCAAGTATAGAAGAACTGACTCAGCAAAAAGCATTGTTAAAAGATGTTTGTCACATGCAAATGTCAGATACTGAATTGAAACCAATCAGTGGGTTATGCAAAGACAGAACATACCTCCGCACTTTATTAGCTTGTTCAGAATCACACAAGGATTTTAAAGCGTTGCTACAGGTATCAGCCTCACTAAGAGCATTGAAGTGCTTTGCTTCTTCATTTGTCGTTTGCAAGGCCATAAATGTAAAACATTTACGGTATCTTGACCTCTCTGGGTCTAACATCGTTAGCTTGCCAGATTCAATATGCGAGTTATATTACTTGCAAACACTGAGGCTCATAGAATGCCAGAAGCTGCGGTGGTTACCAGAAGACATGGCAAGACTAAGAAAGCTCATGCATCTTTATCTTTCTGGTTGTGGTAGTCTCGAAAGTATGTGTCCCAACTTTGGTCTACTGAACAACCTTCACATATTAACAACATTTGTTGTGGATACTGGAGATGGCCTTGGAATAGAGCAACTCAAAGACATACAACACCTTAGCAATAggttggagttgttcaacctgagCAAGATAAAGAGTGGGGGGAATGCAAAAGAAGCCAATCTCAGTCGAAAGCAAAATCTAAGTGAGTTATTGTTCTCTTGGGACCAAGAAAGGTATGATAAGCCTAATGATGTGGAAGAAGTGCTCCAGTGTTTAGAACCTCATAGTAATATCCAAAAGTTCGAGATACGTGGATATGGTGGCCTACAAATATCACAATGGATGAGAAAGCCTCAGATGTTTAACTCCTTGAGAGAACTCGCAATGTCCAACTGCCCAAGGTGCAAGAGTATACCTGTAGTATGGCTCTCGGTCTCTCTAGAGACACTGTCGTTACGGAGGATGGATAATCTGGCCACATTATGTAATAATTTTGATGTGGAAGCTGGAGGACGCATTACCCCTCTACAAATGTTCCCAAGGTTGAAGAAGATGGTGTTGTTTGAGTTAGCAAGCCTGGAGATATGGGTACAAAATAGTGGGTGGGAGCCTATCGACAGCTTGGTAACGTTCCCGATGCTTCAAGAGCTAAGGATCGAAAATTGCCCCAAGCTTGCAAGTATTCCAGTGATCCCCATTGTCAGCGAGTTGACAATAGTTGGGGTTCACAGTACTGCAGTGGGTTTAGTTTTTACGAGGATAGATTTGGGCTCCTGGCCATTTCTTGACAGCTTAACCCTTGGGTCTCCAGAAAACATGCCCATGTTGTCTCTAGAGACCCAAAATCAAAGATATCTTGGAAAAATGAACCATTGGAGTCTAGTTTCCCAAAGTCAAAGATCTCTTAAAAAGCTTAAGCGTTTGACTCTGGAAGGGCCCAACAGCTTGGTCACAAGCTCCGGATCGTACAGATCACAACTTATGTTTCAGAAATGCTTTCAATTCGTGGAAGATCTGACGATTGATAGATGCAGCAATCTTGTCCGCTGGCCAACAGAGGAGCTCCGGAGGTTGGATTGTCTTCGTGTTTTGCGTATCACTTCTTGTATGAACCTGGAGGGGAACACTTCATCGTCTAATATGAAAACCCTTCCGCTGTCCTTGGAGGAATTAATGATTGCATACTGCTATAGAATGGTGGCACTGCCTTCGAACCTTGGAAATCTTGCCAAGCTGGTGCATCTCCATGTGAAGTTCTGCAGTGGTCTTAAAGTGCTGCCTGATGGGATGTGTGGCCTCACTTCTCTTAGGGATTTGAGAATTTGGGGTTGTCCAGCTATGGAGAAATTCCCGCATGGTCTCCTGGAGCGGTTGCCAGCCCTTGAATTCTTAATCATAGGACACTGCCCGGAGTTGCAAAGACGATGTAGAGAAGGTGGAGAGTATTTCGACTTGGTGTCCGTTGTCCCACATAAATCAGTATCCACATGA
- the LOC123163791 gene encoding putative disease resistance protein RGA3 isoform X2: MAESLLLPLVRGVASKAAGTLVETVTRMCGLDDDRRTLERQLLAIECKLANAEERSETNCYVESWMKELKSVAYEADDVLDDFQYEALRRQSKIGKSTTRKVLGYITHRSPLLFRFEMSKKLKNILEKINRLVEEMNKFGLENSVHREEQQHPWRQTHSKLDNSTKIFGRYDDKEVVVKSLLDQQEEQKVQVLPIFGMGGLGKTTLAKMVYNDQGVQQHFQLKMWYCVADNFDAIALLKSIIQLAQNKRCEMSDTIELLQKQLEEVIGQKRFILVLDDVWNEDERSWEDVLKPLLCSLGGLGSVIVVTTRSQKVASIMQTLRPHKLACLSEQDSWELFAQKAYSNGVEQEQAELVSIGRRIVNKCRGLPLALKTMGGLLSSYQQVQEWKAVEENNIGDNVRGTDEIMSILKLSYRHLSSEMKQCFAFLAVFPKDCEMDKDILIQLWIANGFIQEKGTMDLTQRGEFIFDELVWRSFLQDKQEFRQHLSIGSYVSINCKMHDLMHDLAKDVTDECASIEELTQQKALLKDVCHMQMSDTELKPISGLCKDRTYLRTLLACSESHKDFKALLQIQYASYITCKH; the protein is encoded by the exons ATGGCAGAGTCGCTGCTTCTCCCTCTGGTGCGCGGTGTGGCCAGCAAGGCTGCAGGCACACTCGTGGAGACGGTGACCCGCATGTGTGGCCTTGACGACGACCGCCGAACGCTAGAGCGTCAGCTGCTAGCCATCGAGTGCAAGCTGGCCAACGCCGAGGAGAGGAGCGAGACAAATTGCTATGTCGAGAGCTGGATGAAGGAGCTCAAGTCCGTCGCCTACGAGGCCGACGACGTGCTCGACGACTTCCAGTACGAGGCACTGCGCCGCCAGTCTAAGATTGGCAAGTCCACTACCCGCAAGGTACTTGGCTACATCACGCACCGCAGCCCATTGCTCTTCCGGTTTGAGATGAGCAAGAAACTCAAAAACATCCTTGAGAAGATCAATAGGTTGGTTGAGGAGATGAACAAGTTTGGTCTGGAGAATTCTGTCCATAGGGAAGAGCAGCAACATCCTTGGCGGCAGACGCACTCCAAACTGGACAACTCTACAAAAATATTTGGAAGATATGATGATAAGGAGGTGGTAGTGAAGTCGCTGCTAGACCAGCAAGAAGAGCAGAAGGTGCAGGTGCTGCCCATCTTTGGGATGGGAGGTCTTGGCAAGACAACTCTCGCTAAGATGGTGTATAATGACCAAGGTGTCCAGCAACATTTTCAGTTGAAGATGTGGTACTGTGTGGCCGACAACTTTGATGCCATTGCTCTATTGAAATCTATCATTCAGTTGGCTCAAAATAAAAGATGTGAGATGTCTGACACCATTGAGCTGTTGCAaaagcaacttgaggaagtcaTTGGCCAAAAAAGGTTTATACTTGTGCTTGATGATGTGTGGAATGAAGATGAGAGGAGCTGGGAGGATGTCCTGAAGCCTCTTTTGTGTTCTCTTGGTGGACTAGGAAGCGTAATAGTCGTCACAACTCGAAGCCAGAAAGTGGCCTCTATAATGCAGACCCTTCGACCCCATAAGCTAGCATGTCTGAGTGAACAAGATTCTTGGGAATTGTTTGCACAGAAAGCATATAGCAACGGAGTAGAGCAGGAGCAAGCAGAGTTGGTCAGCATTGGCAGACGTATTGTCAACAAATGCAGGGGGTTGCCTCTTGCTCTCAAGACAATGGGTGGATTGCTAAGTTCATATCAACAAGTACAAGAATGGAAGGCCGTTGAAGAAAATAATATTGGGGATAATGTTAGAGGCACAGATGAGATCATGTCTATATTAAAGTTGAGCTACAGACACCTATCATCTGAAATGAAGCAATGTTTTGCATTTTTAGCAGTTTTCCCCAAGGACTGTGAGATGGACAAGGACATCTTGATCCAGCTATGGATAGCAAATGGTTTTATTCAAGAGAAGGGAACAATGGATTTGACACAAAGAGGAGAATTCATTTTTGATGAGCTGGTTTGGAGGTCCTTCCTCCAAGATAAGCAAGAGTTCAGACAACATTTGAGTATAGGAAGTTATGTGAGTATTAACTGCAAAATGCATGATTTAATGCATGATCTAGCAAAAGATGTCACAGATGAATGTGCAAGTATAGAAGAACTGACTCAGCAAAAAGCATTGTTAAAAGATGTTTGTCACATGCAAATGTCAGATACTGAATTGAAACCAATCAGTGGGTTATGCAAAGACAGAACATACCTCCGCACTTTATTAGCTTGTTCAGAATCACACAAGGATTTTAAAGCGTTGCTACAG ATTCAATATGCGAGTTATATTACTTGCAAACACTGA